The genomic interval TTAAAAACAGGCCCTATCATATATCAGCTCATAAACTTTTATTCTTTACTAATAAAAGATAGAATAAATATTGAATATTATAAAAAGATATTAAAAGCACTCTAAAAATTGAAGGACAAGTATATGCTTTGTACAATAAAGATTTGCCTGGAGGAATAATAAAAAATGGATAAAAAAAAAACAAAAATAATAACTATAGCATCAATTAAAGGAGGTGTGGGAAAGAGTACCTCTGCTATACTGTTCTCTACTATCATTTCCAAAAACTCTAATGTTTTACTAATAGACATGGATGCCCAAGCAAGCCTCACAAGTTACTTTAATGAGTATCTTGAAAAATCAAAAATTAATGTGGAACATATAAATATATATGAAATCTTACGAAAAAACCTGGTTATTAATAATAGCATTTGTACTATAAATCAAAACTTAGACTTTATCCCTAGTTATCTAAATTTACACTTTTTTAATAATGATAATTTACCATTCAAAGAAACTAGATTAAAAAAAGCACTTTATTGCATTAAAAATGATTATGATTACATAATCATTGACACAAATCCAAGCCTAGATTTCACACTAATTAATGCTCTAGTTGTCTCTGACCTGGTTATATCTCCAATTCCAGCTGAAAAATGGTCTATAGAAAGCTTAGAAGCACTGGACTTCAAAATTAAACAATTGGACCTAAATTTACCTATATATATATTAAACACCCGATTTAAAAATAATAATTCAAATAAATTTTATCTAGATATTCTTAAACAAAATTCTAATTTTATTGGCTCTATAAGAGAGAGAGAGGATTTAAATAAAAGAATTGCACAAAATGTTGGCTTTTCTCTAAATGAAGATTACACATCAGACTATAAAAAAGCATTAAAAAATTTGTTCGGAGCCGAACAAATTTAAAGGAGTCCATATGCAAAAGAACAAATTTAAATTAAATAAAAGGGTTATTGAAAAAGACAATCCTATCAAAAAAAATACTCATAACATAAATATACAAATTTACGAAAAATTAAAAGAAAAACTTAAAATAAACTTAAAAGAAGACATCT from Borrelia coriaceae carries:
- a CDS encoding ParA family protein: MDKKKTKIITIASIKGGVGKSTSAILFSTIISKNSNVLLIDMDAQASLTSYFNEYLEKSKINVEHINIYEILRKNLVINNSICTINQNLDFIPSYLNLHFFNNDNLPFKETRLKKALYCIKNDYDYIIIDTNPSLDFTLINALVVSDLVISPIPAEKWSIESLEALDFKIKQLDLNLPIYILNTRFKNNNSNKFYLDILKQNSNFIGSIREREDLNKRIAQNVGFSLNEDYTSDYKKALKNLFGAEQI